In Bubalus kerabau isolate K-KA32 ecotype Philippines breed swamp buffalo chromosome 4, PCC_UOA_SB_1v2, whole genome shotgun sequence, one DNA window encodes the following:
- the NXPH3 gene encoding neurexophilin-3, producing the protein MQLTRCCFVFLVQGSLYLVICGQDDGPPGSEDPEHDDSESQARPRMPRKRGHMSPKSRHMANSTLLGLLAPPGEAWGVLGQPPSRPNHSPPPSAKVKKIFGWGDFYSNIKTVALNLLVTGKIVDHGNGTFSVHFRHNATGQGNISISLVPPSKAVEFHQEQQIFIEAKASKIFNCRMEWEKVERGRRISLCTHDPAKTCSRDHAQSSATWSCSQPFKVVCVYIAFYSTDYRLVQKVCPDYNYHSDTPYYPSG; encoded by the exons ATGCAACTGACTCGCTGCTGCTTCGTGTTCCTAGTGCAGGGCAGCCTCTATCTG GTCATCTGCGGCCAGGATGACGGTCCGCCAGGCTCAGAGGACCCTGAGCATGATGACTCTGAGAGCCAGGCCCGGCCCCGGATGCCTCGGAAGCGGGGCCACATGTCCCCTAAGTCTCGCCACATGGCCAACTCTACTCTCCTAGGACTGCTGGCTCCACCTGGGGAGGCATGGGGGGTCCTTGGGCAGCCCCCCAGTCGCCCAAACCACAGCCCCCCGCCGTCAGCCAAAGTGAAGAAAATCTTTGGCTGGGGTGATTTCTACTCCAACATCAAGACGGTAGCCCTGAACCTGCTGGTCACGGGGAAGATCGTGGACCACGGCAACGGGACCTTCAGTGTCCACTTCCGACACAATGCCACAGGCCAGGGCAATATCTCCATCAGCCTTGTGCCCCCCAGTAAAGCTGTAGAGTTCCACCAGGAGCAGCAGATCTTCATTGAAGCCAAGGCTTCCAAAATCTTCAACTGCCGGATGGAGTGGGAGAAGGTGGAACGGGGCCGCCGGATTTCGCTCTGCACCCACGACCCAGCCAAGACCTGCTCCCGAGACCACGCTCAGAGCTCGGCCACCTGGAGCTGCTCCCAGCCCTTCAAAGTCGTCTGCGTCTACATCGCCTTCTACAGCACGGACTACAGGCTAGTCCAGAAGGTGTGCCCGGATTACAACTACCACAGCGATACTCCCTACTACCCCTCTGGGTGA